The following are from one region of the Ignavibacteriales bacterium genome:
- a CDS encoding nucleoside recognition protein: MLNYVWLGLIVLGIGVALSVDVIDKSENKYQNKTPIPVMVQFNQPFNQDSSKTFDVKIKVGAKTFNSYYQANLKNDFEQPARLTFDKIKKSITLFLKVNDNTPAIWKQMAKVTGKEDDLNGTFLVNNFLSPTDVEGKIILEEISFAKMREVTNSALEYAGTAVNIALGLIGIMALWLGIMKIAEEAGLIKIMANALKPITRFLFPDVPSDHPAVGAMIMNISANMLGLSNAATPFGLKAMEELDKINPEKGTATNAMCTFLAINTAGLTFIPASAIAIRASMGSSDPAIIIGTSIFGATCATIVGVTSAKILEKFPIKKSEFGNWVKSNLRPLAFLLVAIALISGLIATGVGALIGSALSFINPDLFKNIIQVVSALAIPLIIFTFVTYGIFKKVKIYEKFIEGAKEGFNVAIRIIPYLVAMLVAIGIFRAGGAMDFLILLLRPATDLIGMPAEALPMALMRPLSGSGSLGIMAEIMKVHGTDSFIGILVSTFFGSSETTFYVLAVYFGSVSVVRTRHALAAGLLADIAGALGALFIVKMLFG, encoded by the coding sequence ATGCTGAATTATGTGTGGCTCGGACTTATTGTTTTGGGAATTGGTGTTGCTTTATCGGTAGATGTTATTGATAAAAGCGAAAACAAATATCAAAACAAAACTCCCATTCCGGTTATGGTTCAATTTAACCAACCTTTTAACCAGGATTCTTCAAAAACGTTTGATGTAAAAATAAAAGTCGGAGCAAAGACTTTTAATTCATACTATCAGGCAAATTTAAAAAATGATTTTGAACAGCCAGCCAGGTTAACCTTCGACAAAATTAAAAAAAGTATAACTCTCTTTTTAAAAGTAAATGATAATACTCCGGCAATCTGGAAACAGATGGCAAAAGTTACTGGAAAGGAGGATGATCTTAACGGCACATTCTTGGTAAATAATTTTCTTTCTCCAACCGATGTTGAAGGTAAAATTATTTTGGAAGAAATATCATTTGCAAAAATGCGGGAAGTTACAAACTCCGCTCTGGAATATGCCGGCACCGCTGTAAACATTGCGCTCGGATTAATTGGTATAATGGCATTGTGGCTTGGAATTATGAAGATAGCAGAAGAAGCTGGCTTAATTAAAATTATGGCGAATGCACTAAAACCAATAACCAGATTTTTATTTCCGGATGTGCCATCAGATCACCCGGCAGTTGGCGCAATGATAATGAATATCTCTGCAAATATGCTTGGGCTTTCTAATGCAGCTACTCCTTTTGGATTGAAAGCCATGGAGGAATTAGATAAAATAAATCCAGAAAAAGGAACTGCAACAAATGCAATGTGCACATTCCTGGCAATAAATACCGCTGGATTAACTTTTATTCCAGCCTCGGCAATTGCAATTAGAGCCTCGATGGGAAGCTCTGATCCAGCAATTATAATTGGTACATCTATTTTTGGAGCAACCTGCGCAACAATAGTTGGAGTAACATCCGCAAAAATTTTAGAGAAATTTCCGATTAAGAAAAGTGAATTTGGGAATTGGGTTAAATCAAATTTGCGTCCGTTAGCTTTTTTGCTTGTAGCCATTGCTTTAATTTCTGGTCTGATTGCTACCGGAGTTGGAGCCTTAATTGGTTCGGCGTTAAGTTTTATTAATCCTGATCTTTTCAAAAATATTATTCAGGTCGTTTCTGCTTTAGCTATACCATTAATAATTTTCACATTTGTAACCTACGGTATTTTTAAGAAGGTTAAAATTTATGAGAAGTTTATCGAAGGTGCCAAAGAAGGATTTAATGTTGCTATAAGAATTATTCCTTACTTAGTTGCAATGCTTGTGGCAATAGGAATTTTTAGAGCTGGCGGAGCAATGGATTTTTTGATACTTCTACTTCGTCCGGCTACAGATTTAATTGGAATGCCTGCCGAAGCGCTTCCAATGGCTTTAATGCGCCCATTATCCGGTAGCGGATCACTTGGAATTATGGCAGAGATAATGAAAGTTCATGGGACTGATTCTTTTATCGGAATACTTGTATCAACATTTTTTGGTAGTTCTGAAACCACATTTTATGTGTTAGCAGTTTATTTTGGTTCTGTAAGTGTTGTTAGAACGCGTCACGCATTGGCTGCAGGTTTATTGGCGGATATAGCCGGAGCACTTGGTGCCTTGTTTATCGTGAAAATGTTGTTTGGATAA
- a CDS encoding metallophosphoesterase — translation MVAVIGDVHGCYFTLETLYTKVVTKYNNIPVLSVGDLVDRGNYSFEVVNFFIDNVIRFTPGNHDYMFYDFFKKPESLFARAWIYNGNEATMRSYSSKVDMISSHLNFIRSAPLFYDLPDCFISHAGIADKYKSKLPKNFREDLRSVAPLIESIWEEEDGILWSRQKLLNMGKLQLVGHSKQSEVRIDTRANAVYIDTGACAGNKLSCAIVENNKIVEVISEKTNAKDIAR, via the coding sequence ATGGTTGCAGTTATTGGTGATGTACACGGTTGTTATTTTACTCTGGAAACACTGTACACTAAAGTTGTTACAAAATACAATAACATCCCGGTATTATCTGTAGGTGATTTGGTTGACCGCGGAAATTATAGCTTTGAAGTTGTTAATTTTTTTATTGATAATGTAATTAGATTTACTCCTGGCAATCACGATTATATGTTTTACGATTTTTTTAAGAAACCAGAAAGTTTATTTGCACGGGCTTGGATTTACAATGGAAACGAAGCTACTATGCGTTCATATTCTAGCAAGGTTGATATGATTTCTTCGCATTTAAATTTTATTCGTTCTGCTCCATTATTTTACGATTTGCCGGATTGTTTTATTTCTCATGCAGGTATAGCAGATAAATACAAATCAAAACTTCCGAAAAATTTTCGGGAAGATTTGCGATCTGTTGCACCCTTAATCGAATCTATTTGGGAAGAAGAGGATGGTATTTTATGGTCCAGACAAAAACTGCTAAACATGGGAAAACTGCAACTGGTTGGTCATTCCAAACAGTCAGAGGTTCGCATCGATACAAGAGCTAACGCTGTGTATATTGATACAGGTGCCTGTGCAGGTAATAAACTAAGTTGTGCAATTGTAGAGAATAACAAAATTGTTGAAGTAATTTCTGAAAAAACAAATGCCAAAGATATCGCCAGGTAA
- a CDS encoding D-glycerate dehydrogenase gives MKVFITRKIPDIAVELLIQNGIDVVVYGKDKPISKNELIKYSKDADGIIALLTDNFDATVINELKNCKIIANYAVGYNNIDLISAKRKNIIITNTPDILTDATADLTIALVLCCARNIIAGHQFVSKNNFTGWKPELLLGVELKGKTFGIIGAGRIGTAVAIRAKAFGTNIVYFSKTQNLGLEKSSGAKKVSLTQLLKNSDIISVHLPLTKETYHLLDKEKLNLMKEKVIFINTARGEIADEKELINMLKAGKIFSAGFDVYENEPELNKELFKLPNVVLLPHLGSATFEARSGMAKLAAMNIINVLKGKKPVTIVD, from the coding sequence ATGAAAGTTTTTATTACCCGGAAAATTCCTGATATAGCAGTTGAATTATTAATACAAAATGGAATTGATGTAGTTGTTTATGGAAAAGATAAACCAATTTCTAAAAATGAATTAATTAAATATTCCAAAGATGCTGATGGTATTATTGCATTGCTAACAGATAATTTTGATGCAACAGTAATTAATGAACTTAAGAATTGTAAAATAATTGCTAACTATGCTGTTGGGTACAACAACATTGATTTAATATCAGCTAAAAGGAAAAATATAATAATTACAAATACACCGGATATTCTTACAGATGCCACGGCTGATTTAACGATTGCACTGGTTTTATGTTGTGCAAGAAACATCATCGCAGGGCATCAGTTTGTTAGTAAAAATAATTTTACTGGTTGGAAACCGGAGTTGTTGCTGGGTGTTGAATTAAAAGGAAAAACATTTGGGATTATTGGCGCTGGTAGAATTGGGACTGCAGTGGCAATCCGGGCTAAAGCATTTGGAACCAACATTGTTTATTTCAGTAAAACCCAAAATCTGGGGTTGGAAAAATCATCCGGGGCAAAAAAAGTTTCTTTAACTCAACTTCTTAAAAATTCAGATATCATTTCTGTTCACTTACCGCTTACCAAAGAAACATATCATCTTTTAGATAAAGAAAAATTAAATCTAATGAAGGAAAAAGTTATTTTTATTAATACAGCACGAGGTGAAATTGCAGATGAAAAGGAATTGATAAATATGTTAAAAGCTGGAAAAATCTTTTCTGCTGGCTTTGATGTTTATGAAAATGAGCCGGAACTGAACAAAGAATTATTTAAACTTCCAAATGTTGTTTTACTTCCGCATTTAGGAAGTGCAACATTCGAAGCGAGAAGTGGAATGGCAAAACTGGCAGCAATGAATATCATCAACGTATTAAAAGGCAAGAAACCGGTTACGATTGTGGATTGA
- a CDS encoding alanine dehydrogenase yields the protein MRIGIPKETRLEEKRVALAPAGVDSLITNGHSVFIEAGAGAGCHFTDEEYRKVGANVVYRAEEVYQRAEVITKIAPLSENETELLQEEQTIFAFHHLEISKKKVLDSLLAKKITSISYELIEADGNLNVLQTMSEIAGQVAVEIGERYLQAGLNVSRGILMGGITGVAPSAVVILGAGVVGRNAARSALGRGAQVIILDKDVNRLKNIDFLFNKRVTTVVANPYTVARGAKFADVLIGAVLIKGEKSPHVVTEEMVKSMKKGAVIVDVSIDQGGCIATSHPTSISDPIFIQHDVIHYCVPNLPALVPRTASFGLTNASIEYLINIADNGLGNALLSDAGLAKGVCTFNGFCSNEHIAEIFNFEYRRLHIFSTN from the coding sequence ATGAGAATAGGCATACCAAAAGAAACCAGGTTGGAAGAGAAAAGAGTTGCTCTGGCACCTGCTGGAGTAGATTCACTTATCACTAATGGACATAGTGTTTTTATTGAAGCCGGTGCAGGTGCTGGTTGCCATTTTACTGATGAAGAATACAGAAAAGTTGGGGCTAATGTTGTTTACCGTGCAGAAGAAGTTTATCAACGGGCTGAGGTTATTACCAAAATTGCCCCACTTTCTGAAAATGAAACAGAGCTTTTGCAGGAAGAGCAAACAATTTTTGCATTCCATCATTTGGAAATTTCTAAAAAGAAAGTTCTTGATAGCTTACTTGCAAAAAAAATAACTTCAATTAGTTATGAACTTATTGAAGCTGATGGAAACTTAAATGTGCTGCAAACTATGAGTGAAATAGCCGGACAGGTTGCAGTTGAAATTGGCGAAAGATATTTACAAGCTGGACTTAATGTTAGCCGGGGAATATTGATGGGAGGAATTACTGGGGTAGCTCCGTCAGCGGTTGTAATTTTGGGTGCAGGTGTAGTTGGAAGAAATGCCGCACGTTCTGCTCTTGGAAGAGGTGCACAAGTTATCATTCTGGATAAAGATGTGAACAGATTAAAAAATATTGATTTCCTGTTTAACAAAAGAGTTACAACTGTTGTTGCAAATCCTTACACGGTGGCAAGAGGTGCAAAGTTTGCGGATGTTCTAATCGGCGCAGTTCTTATTAAAGGAGAAAAATCCCCACACGTTGTTACTGAAGAAATGGTAAAGTCGATGAAGAAAGGAGCGGTTATAGTTGATGTATCTATCGATCAGGGTGGATGTATTGCAACCAGTCATCCAACTTCTATTTCTGATCCAATATTTATTCAGCATGATGTAATTCATTATTGCGTTCCTAACTTACCAGCCTTAGTTCCAAGAACTGCAAGCTTTGGGTTAACAAATGCCTCAATCGAATATTTAATTAATATTGCTGATAATGGATTAGGTAATGCGCTTTTAAGTGATGCCGGGTTAGCTAAAGGTGTTTGTACCTTTAACGGTTTTTGTTCTAACGAACATATTGCAGAAATTTTTAATTTTGAATATAGAAGACTCCATATTTTTTCAACTAACTAA
- a CDS encoding 4-hydroxybutyrate CoA-transferase, with protein sequence MIIEGVGVNKPRGAAWVKNYMSKVVSSDEAVKVIKSYDNIVVQPGCAVPMELVRAMVRRKDELANVNLYHILTVGPLPYTDPGMEKHFRHTAFFIGGNTRKAINEGRADFVPIFLSEVPLLFKNGIIKSDVALINVSPPDEHGFCSYGVDVGTIKTPAEKSKVIIAQINKNMPRTLGDSFIHVSKIKHIVEYDEAIQELAQVDPDLTEETKDIFNKIGSHIADLIEDGSTLQMGIGAIPDAVLQFLKHKKDLGIHTEMFSDGIVELIEDGIVNNEKKTLHPGKIVAGFILGTKKSYNFIDNNPIAEFHPQEYVNDPFIIAKNNKMVAINSAIEVDLTGQVCADSIGTKFYSGIGGQVDFVRGAAHSDGGKPIIALPSTTKDFKISRIVTTLKPGAGVVTSRGDVHYVVTEYGVAHLYGKSVRERAKALINISHPAFKDGLTEFAKANYKI encoded by the coding sequence ATGATAATTGAAGGTGTTGGAGTGAATAAACCAAGAGGCGCTGCCTGGGTTAAAAATTATATGTCCAAGGTGGTATCTTCCGATGAAGCAGTTAAAGTAATAAAATCATATGATAATATTGTAGTACAACCTGGTTGCGCTGTTCCAATGGAATTGGTTAGAGCTATGGTTAGGAGAAAAGATGAGTTAGCAAATGTAAACCTCTATCATATCTTAACGGTTGGACCGCTTCCGTATACAGATCCTGGTATGGAAAAACATTTTAGACACACTGCATTTTTTATCGGAGGAAATACAAGAAAAGCTATAAATGAAGGGCGGGCTGATTTTGTTCCAATCTTTCTTTCTGAAGTTCCATTATTGTTTAAGAATGGAATCATTAAATCGGATGTTGCATTAATTAATGTATCTCCACCGGATGAACATGGTTTTTGCAGTTACGGTGTTGATGTTGGAACAATTAAAACACCAGCAGAAAAATCTAAAGTAATTATCGCTCAGATCAACAAGAATATGCCGCGCACATTGGGTGATAGTTTTATCCACGTAAGCAAAATAAAACATATTGTAGAGTACGATGAAGCAATTCAGGAACTTGCCCAGGTTGATCCTGATCTTACTGAAGAAACAAAAGATATTTTTAATAAAATTGGCAGCCACATTGCGGACCTGATTGAGGATGGTTCTACTTTGCAAATGGGTATTGGTGCTATTCCGGATGCGGTTCTTCAATTCCTAAAACACAAAAAGGATCTGGGGATACACACTGAAATGTTTTCTGATGGAATTGTTGAACTTATAGAAGATGGTATTGTAAATAATGAAAAGAAAACACTTCATCCCGGTAAAATTGTTGCAGGATTTATTTTAGGTACAAAAAAAAGCTACAATTTTATAGACAATAATCCTATTGCAGAATTCCATCCACAGGAATATGTAAACGATCCTTTTATTATTGCTAAAAACAACAAAATGGTTGCAATTAATTCTGCAATTGAAGTGGACCTAACGGGACAAGTTTGTGCAGATTCAATTGGAACGAAGTTTTATAGCGGGATTGGCGGTCAGGTAGATTTTGTTCGCGGAGCCGCACATTCTGATGGAGGTAAACCAATTATTGCGCTCCCATCAACTACAAAAGATTTTAAAATTTCACGCATCGTTACAACCTTAAAACCAGGGGCTGGGGTGGTTACATCGCGCGGCGATGTTCATTATGTAGTTACCGAATATGGGGTAGCTCATCTTTATGGAAAATCTGTCCGTGAAAGAGCCAAAGCATTAATTAATATTTCTCATCCAGCTTTTAAAGATGGGTTAACTGAATTTGCAAAAGCCAATTATAAAATCTGA